One genomic region from Streptomyces sp. NBC_01304 encodes:
- a CDS encoding acyl-CoA synthetase — translation MSQAPNGFWAQATADPDRTILIAPDGEEWTAGRLHAAVNQLVHGLRAAGLERGDAFAVVLPNGVEFFTAYLAASQAGFYLVPVNHHLVGPEIAWIVSDSGAKVLIAHERFADAATSAADEAKLPATHRYAVGTVDGFRAYAELLDGQPESAPSDRTQGWVMNYTSGTTGRPRGIRRPLSGKLPEETYLGGFLGIFGVKPFDDNVHLVCSPLYHTAVLQFAGASLHIGHPLVLMDKWTGEEMLRLIDTHKCTHTHMVPTQFHRLLALPEQVREAYDVSSMRHAIHGAAPCPDHVKRAMIEWWGQCVEEYYAASEGGGAFATAEDWLKKPGTVGKAWPISELAVFDDDGNRLPPGELGTVYMKMSTGGFAYHKDEAKTKKNRIGDFFTVGDLGILDEDGYLFLRDRKIDMIISGGANIYPAEIESALLTHPAVADAAAFGIPNDDWGEEVKAVIEPAEGQVAGDALAAEILAHCESQLAGYKRPKTVDFIETMPRDPNGKLYKRRLRDPYWEGRERAV, via the coding sequence ATGTCCCAAGCACCCAACGGTTTCTGGGCGCAGGCGACGGCAGACCCGGACCGTACGATCCTGATCGCCCCCGACGGCGAGGAGTGGACCGCCGGCCGGCTGCACGCCGCCGTCAACCAACTCGTGCACGGGCTGCGCGCCGCGGGCCTGGAGCGCGGTGACGCCTTCGCCGTGGTGCTGCCCAACGGCGTGGAGTTCTTCACCGCCTATCTCGCCGCCTCGCAGGCCGGCTTCTATCTGGTGCCGGTCAACCACCACCTGGTCGGACCCGAGATCGCCTGGATCGTCTCCGACTCCGGCGCCAAGGTGCTCATCGCCCACGAACGGTTCGCCGACGCGGCGACCTCGGCCGCCGACGAGGCGAAGCTGCCCGCGACCCACCGCTATGCCGTCGGCACGGTCGACGGCTTCCGCGCGTACGCCGAACTCCTCGACGGACAGCCCGAGTCGGCGCCCTCGGACCGCACCCAGGGCTGGGTCATGAACTACACCTCGGGCACCACGGGCCGGCCGCGAGGCATCCGCCGCCCGCTGTCCGGGAAGCTGCCCGAGGAGACGTACCTCGGCGGATTCCTCGGCATCTTCGGCGTGAAGCCGTTCGACGACAACGTCCACCTGGTGTGCTCACCGCTCTACCACACGGCCGTACTGCAATTCGCTGGTGCATCGCTGCACATCGGGCACCCCCTGGTCCTGATGGACAAGTGGACCGGCGAGGAGATGCTGCGCCTCATCGACACCCACAAGTGCACCCACACGCACATGGTGCCGACCCAGTTCCACCGCCTGCTCGCGCTCCCCGAGCAGGTGCGCGAGGCGTACGACGTGTCGTCGATGCGGCACGCGATCCACGGGGCCGCGCCCTGCCCGGACCACGTCAAGCGCGCCATGATCGAGTGGTGGGGCCAGTGCGTGGAGGAGTACTACGCGGCCAGTGAGGGCGGCGGCGCCTTCGCCACGGCCGAGGACTGGCTGAAGAAGCCAGGAACGGTCGGAAAGGCCTGGCCCATCAGCGAGTTGGCCGTCTTCGACGACGACGGCAACCGGCTGCCGCCGGGTGAGCTGGGCACCGTCTACATGAAGATGTCGACCGGCGGGTTCGCGTACCACAAGGACGAGGCCAAGACGAAGAAGAACCGCATCGGCGACTTCTTCACCGTCGGTGACCTCGGCATCCTCGACGAGGACGGCTATCTCTTCCTGCGCGACCGCAAGATCGACATGATCATCTCGGGTGGCGCCAACATCTACCCCGCCGAGATCGAGTCGGCCCTGCTCACCCACCCCGCCGTCGCCGACGCGGCCGCGTTCGGCATCCCGAACGACGACTGGGGCGAGGAGGTCAAGGCCGTCATCGAACCGGCCGAGGGGCAGGTGGCGGGCGATGCCCTGGCCGCCGAGATCCTCGCGCACTGCGAGAGCCAACTCGCCGGGTACAAGCGGCCCAAGACGGTCGACTTCATCGAGACGATGCCGCGCGACCCCAACGGCAAGCTGTACAAGCGGCGGTTGCGGGATCCGTACTGGGAAGGGCGCGAGCGGGCCGTCTGA
- a CDS encoding serine hydrolase, which translates to MTEPITRRQLAGRALALGGALALVPFPAGPAAAAPQTPQGAGGGGPTLRRGSAERAGLLPGQLRQLVVDAEKYLAPSPKHPWYAGAVLLAGRGGTVALHQPIGHAVRYSAYDEKTDTAVEFPPQQQIAAAEDTVYDLASVSKLFTSILAVQQLERGALELEEKVAAYLPEFGGAGKQDVTIRQLLTHTSGFRAWLPLYKEPTREGKLRLIWNEAPLNAPGSKYLYSDLNLISLQLVLEKVTGHPLDALLRDHITAPLGMRRTRYNPPASWKPKVAATEDARLPWSGLERGLVWGEVHDENAFSFGGVAGHAGVFSCAWDLAVLGRTLLNGGSYGRARILKPESVELMFTDFNTDFPGDEHGLGFELYQHWYMGAMATPRTAGHTGFTGTSLVLDPTTDSFLVILGNSVHPVRSWRSGSAPRVAAANNLARAVPVRPARGRRAWFSGMAGATSATLTLPALELAAGSAPTRLRCQLWWHTEPASDLLYLEASGDDGTTWQALPFVTVHAGDDPVEHPAGSATGYAGRVWHRLTADLAAWRGRRVRVRWRYATDQLYVGRGAYVDGLRVEDGSGVVFDEARPADAARIEAAGWAASAD; encoded by the coding sequence ATGACCGAGCCCATCACCCGCCGCCAACTCGCCGGCCGCGCCCTGGCCCTGGGCGGCGCCCTGGCCCTCGTCCCCTTCCCGGCGGGTCCCGCCGCGGCCGCACCGCAAACTCCGCAGGGCGCGGGCGGCGGCGGGCCGACACTGCGGCGCGGCTCCGCCGAGCGGGCCGGGCTGTTGCCGGGCCAGCTGCGGCAGTTGGTCGTCGACGCGGAGAAATACCTCGCCCCCTCCCCCAAGCACCCGTGGTACGCGGGCGCGGTGCTGCTCGCGGGGCGCGGCGGCACGGTGGCGCTGCACCAGCCGATCGGTCACGCCGTGCGCTACTCGGCGTACGACGAGAAGACCGACACGGCCGTGGAGTTCCCGCCGCAGCAGCAGATCGCGGCGGCCGAGGACACGGTGTACGACCTGGCCTCGGTGTCCAAGCTGTTCACCTCGATCCTCGCCGTGCAGCAGCTGGAGCGGGGCGCGCTGGAGCTGGAGGAGAAGGTCGCGGCGTATCTGCCGGAGTTCGGCGGGGCCGGCAAGCAGGACGTCACGATCCGTCAACTGCTCACCCACACCTCCGGCTTCCGGGCCTGGCTCCCCCTCTACAAGGAGCCGACGCGCGAGGGCAAGCTCCGGCTCATCTGGAACGAGGCGCCGCTCAACGCGCCGGGCAGCAAGTACCTCTACTCCGACCTCAATCTGATCTCCCTCCAGCTGGTCCTGGAGAAGGTCACGGGACACCCGCTCGACGCGCTGCTCCGTGACCACATCACCGCTCCGCTCGGGATGCGCCGCACCCGCTACAACCCGCCCGCCTCCTGGAAGCCGAAGGTCGCCGCCACCGAGGACGCCCGGCTGCCCTGGTCGGGCCTGGAGCGCGGGCTGGTGTGGGGCGAGGTGCACGACGAGAACGCGTTCAGTTTCGGCGGGGTCGCCGGGCACGCGGGCGTCTTCTCCTGCGCCTGGGACCTGGCCGTTCTCGGCCGGACGCTGCTCAACGGCGGCTCGTACGGACGCGCCCGCATCCTGAAGCCGGAGTCGGTGGAGCTGATGTTCACCGACTTCAACACGGACTTCCCCGGCGACGAGCACGGCCTCGGCTTCGAGCTCTACCAGCACTGGTACATGGGCGCGATGGCCACCCCGCGCACCGCGGGCCACACCGGCTTCACCGGCACCTCGCTGGTCCTCGACCCGACCACCGACTCGTTCCTCGTGATCCTCGGCAACTCCGTTCACCCGGTGCGCAGTTGGCGCTCCGGCTCCGCGCCCCGCGTGGCCGCCGCCAACAACCTCGCACGGGCCGTGCCGGTACGTCCCGCGCGCGGGCGCCGCGCCTGGTTCTCCGGCATGGCGGGCGCCACCTCGGCCACGCTGACCCTGCCCGCGCTGGAACTCGCGGCGGGCAGCGCACCGACCCGACTGCGGTGCCAGTTGTGGTGGCACACGGAGCCCGCGTCCGACCTGCTGTATCTGGAGGCGTCGGGCGACGACGGCACGACCTGGCAGGCGCTGCCCTTCGTGACGGTGCACGCAGGCGACGACCCCGTCGAGCACCCGGCCGGATCGGCGACCGGCTATGCGGGACGGGTGTGGCACCGGCTCACCGCGGACCTGGCCGCGTGGCGCGGCAGACGGGTGCGGGTGCGCTGGCGTTATGCGACGGACCAGTTGTACGTGGGGCGCGGGGCGTACGTCGACGGGCTGCGGGTCGAGGACGGATCAGGGGTCGTCTTCGACGAGGCCCGGCCCGCGGACGCCGCCCGCATCGAGGCTGCGGGCTGGGCGGCGTCCGCGGACTGA
- a CDS encoding nitronate monooxygenase: protein MQTELSKKLGVEHAIFGFTPFPAVAAAITRAGGFGVLGAVRYTAPDDLKRDLDWMQEHTDGKPYGLDVVMPAKKVEGVSEADVEAMIPAGHREFVRETLAKHNVPELPEGEASGWRITGWMEQVARNQLDVAFDYPIKLLANALGSPPADVIERAHAQNVLVAALAGSARHARKHAEAGIDIVVAQGYEAGGHTGEIASMVLTPEAVEAVAPLPVLAAGGIGSGEQVAAAMALGAQGVWTGSIWLTTTEADMHSRALTQKLLAAGSGDTVRSRALTGKPARQLRTEWTDAWDDPSGPGTLPMPLQGLLVAEAVSRIQKYEVDPLLGTPVGQIVGKMNEELSVQQVFDKLTSGFERAIDRINRIAGRA, encoded by the coding sequence ATGCAGACGGAGCTGAGCAAGAAACTGGGAGTCGAGCACGCCATCTTCGGCTTCACGCCGTTCCCCGCCGTGGCCGCGGCAATCACGCGGGCCGGCGGATTCGGTGTGCTCGGCGCGGTCCGCTACACGGCGCCCGACGACCTCAAACGCGACCTCGACTGGATGCAGGAGCACACGGACGGCAAGCCTTACGGGCTCGACGTCGTGATGCCCGCGAAGAAGGTCGAGGGCGTCTCCGAGGCCGATGTCGAGGCGATGATCCCGGCCGGGCACCGGGAGTTCGTACGCGAGACCCTCGCCAAGCACAACGTCCCCGAACTTCCCGAAGGCGAAGCATCCGGCTGGCGCATCACCGGGTGGATGGAGCAGGTCGCCCGCAACCAGCTGGACGTCGCCTTCGACTACCCGATCAAACTGCTCGCCAACGCGCTCGGCTCACCGCCCGCCGACGTGATCGAACGCGCCCACGCGCAGAACGTGTTGGTCGCCGCGCTCGCGGGCAGTGCCCGGCACGCCCGCAAGCACGCGGAGGCCGGCATCGACATCGTGGTGGCCCAGGGTTACGAGGCGGGCGGCCACACGGGGGAGATCGCCTCCATGGTGCTCACCCCCGAGGCCGTCGAGGCGGTCGCCCCGCTGCCGGTCCTCGCGGCGGGCGGCATCGGCAGCGGTGAACAGGTCGCGGCCGCAATGGCGTTGGGCGCCCAGGGGGTGTGGACCGGCTCCATCTGGCTGACCACCACAGAGGCCGACATGCACTCGCGCGCCCTCACCCAGAAGCTCCTCGCGGCGGGCTCCGGGGACACGGTGCGCTCCCGCGCCCTGACGGGCAAGCCCGCACGTCAGCTGCGTACGGAATGGACCGACGCCTGGGACGACCCGAGCGGCCCCGGCACCCTGCCCATGCCGCTGCAGGGGCTCCTCGTCGCCGAGGCGGTCTCGCGGATCCAGAAGTACGAGGTCGACCCGCTGCTCGGCACTCCGGTGGGCCAGATCGTCGGCAAGATGAACGAAGAGCTCAGCGTGCAGCAGGTGTTCGACAAGCTGACCAGCGGCTTCGAGCGTGCCATCGACCGCATCAACCGCATCGCCGGACGCGCCTGA